From a single Microbacterium murale genomic region:
- a CDS encoding sulfatase-like hydrolase/transferase has translation MDGDASRPNILLISTDQQRFDMVGAYGNPAVSTPNLDRLAEQGVVFENCYVQNPVCAPSRASLMTGQYVSTHGLHANGVDLAPEKALFSKHLADAGYDCGLVGKFHLGSAFDGRTEPRLDDGFRVFRWAHDPYPGSSENSYHRWLKASHPDLFAAVVGRRGLFDTIPTEAHYSHWIGEETIDFLRSDRVKDKPFFFVANFFDPHHGFGAPEEYMRRYDDVRLPPVVTREGELDSKPAIQSESSLASYAGHARGYASYSEEELRETRKAYYAMVSLVDDEVGRILDVLADEGLAEDTIVVFTSDHGEMLGDHQLMLKGPFMYDCAVRVPLIVRWPGLASPGDRSSELVQWIDLAPTFLQAAGVGVPAAMQGKSLEGLIGGDDVEWRDWAMCQYRDSGHPHDPAVHVTMLRHDRWKLVVHHGAPASGRARAGELYDLENDPDELTNLWDDDARRQVRADLQEKLIDVLVASEDRSNPRLAAW, from the coding sequence ATGGACGGTGACGCGTCGAGGCCGAACATCCTGCTGATCAGCACCGACCAGCAGCGGTTCGACATGGTCGGAGCCTATGGGAACCCGGCCGTGTCGACTCCCAACCTCGACCGCCTCGCCGAGCAGGGTGTGGTGTTCGAGAACTGCTACGTGCAGAACCCCGTCTGTGCGCCGTCTCGCGCGAGTCTGATGACCGGACAGTACGTGTCGACGCACGGACTGCATGCCAACGGCGTAGATCTGGCGCCGGAGAAGGCGCTGTTCTCGAAGCACCTCGCCGACGCCGGGTACGACTGCGGCTTGGTGGGGAAATTCCACCTCGGATCCGCGTTTGACGGCCGCACAGAGCCCCGCCTCGATGACGGATTCCGAGTGTTCCGCTGGGCGCACGACCCGTATCCCGGGTCGTCCGAGAACTCCTATCACCGGTGGCTGAAGGCGAGCCATCCGGACCTCTTCGCGGCGGTGGTGGGGCGCCGTGGGCTGTTCGACACCATCCCGACCGAGGCCCACTACAGCCACTGGATCGGTGAGGAGACCATCGACTTCCTCCGGTCGGACCGTGTCAAGGACAAGCCGTTCTTCTTCGTAGCGAACTTCTTCGATCCGCATCACGGCTTCGGCGCACCGGAGGAGTACATGCGTCGTTACGACGATGTGAGGCTTCCCCCGGTCGTCACACGTGAGGGAGAACTGGACAGCAAGCCGGCGATCCAGTCGGAGTCATCTCTCGCCTCGTACGCCGGGCACGCCCGCGGCTACGCCTCGTACAGCGAGGAAGAACTGCGCGAGACGCGTAAGGCGTACTACGCGATGGTCTCCCTCGTCGACGACGAGGTGGGGCGCATCCTCGACGTGCTCGCGGACGAGGGGCTCGCTGAGGACACCATCGTCGTGTTCACCAGCGATCACGGCGAGATGCTGGGCGATCACCAGCTCATGCTCAAGGGGCCTTTCATGTACGACTGCGCCGTACGCGTACCGCTCATCGTCCGATGGCCTGGCCTCGCGAGTCCGGGGGACCGAAGTAGCGAACTCGTGCAGTGGATCGATCTCGCACCTACCTTCCTGCAGGCAGCCGGAGTGGGCGTGCCCGCTGCGATGCAGGGGAAGAGCCTCGAAGGCCTCATCGGCGGCGACGACGTCGAGTGGCGGGACTGGGCGATGTGTCAGTACCGCGACAGCGGTCACCCCCATGACCCAGCCGTGCATGTGACGATGCTCCGACACGACCGGTGGAAGCTGGTGGTCCACCACGGTGCACCGGCCTCAGGGCGAGCGCGCGCCGGTGAGTTGTACGACCTGGAGAACGATCCCGACGAGCTCACGAATCTCTGGGATGACGACGCCCGACGACAGGTACGGGCGGATCTGCAGGAGAAGCTCATCGATGTCCTGGTGGCATCCGAAGATCGCAGCAACCCTCGACTCGCCGCCTGGTGA